The following are encoded in a window of Haliotis asinina isolate JCU_RB_2024 chromosome 14, JCU_Hal_asi_v2, whole genome shotgun sequence genomic DNA:
- the LOC137261591 gene encoding zinc finger CCCH domain-containing protein 13-like, translating into MSESTGRDKNRDTSRKQDRGNAGNARPSKAEKGSMNNQERDSNVKGGRYASGRRGSKSPPYGSSKEPTNQGRQSHKYDNNKPHVNDEDDDWSDRDPSPTNNERDAKQANDKSRDNRGRWKEAGDDQLRKDRRKARQDRMVMVMELFEDSLIIDKVALKDRQSHIESVVERLEELKRAYAQKLKEEVTAHWAKVTEEGRASRADRENRENREESARERQAKERSTKERPARVSQNDPADNKREQRDNRMADPPRVRPRAANSGQMFKRDKSRIMSGEMTQRGKREASPENYREKDDVRESPKHKPHPRAVNSGDDHNRGKNRVNSGDAAYRS; encoded by the exons CGACTGGAAGAGACAAGAACAGGGACACTTCGCGTAAACAAGACAGAG GTAATGCTGGAAACGCGCGTCCTTCTAAAGCTGAGAAGGGAAGCATGAACAACCAGGAACGGGATTCCAATGTAAAGGGCGGACGTTACGCGTCAGGCCGAAGAGGGTCAAAGTCCCCACCCTACGGATCGAGTAAGGAGCCTACAAACCAGGGGAGGCAATCCCACAAATATGATAACAACAAACCACATGTAAATGACGAGGATGACGACTGGTCAGACAGGGACCCGTCACCAACGAATAATGAG AGAGATGCTAAACAGGCAAACGACAAGAGCAGGGACAACCGAGGAAGGTGGAAGGAAGCTGGTGATGACCAGCTGCGAAAAGACAGAAGAAAGGCTCGTCAAGACaggatggtgatggtgatggagcTGTTTGAGGACAGTCTCATCATAGACAaagt GGCGCTGAAGGACAGACAAAGTCATATTGAAAGTGTGGTAGAACGTTTGGAAGAACTGAAGAGAGCATATGCACAGAAGCTGAAAGAGGAGGTAACAGCCCATTGGGCTAAGGTCACAGAAGAAGGAAGAGCTAGCAGGGCGGACAGAGAAAATAGAGAAAATAGAGAAGAGTCGGCCAGAGAAAGACAGGCCAAAGAAAGATCTACCAAAGAAAGACCAGCTAGAGTATCCCAGAATGACCCAGCAGATAACAAGCGTGAACAAAGAGACAACAGAATGGCTGATCCTCCCCGAGTACGACCGAGAGCAGCCAACAGTGGTCAGATGTTTAAGAGAGACAAGAGTCGGATCATGAGCGGGGAGATGACCCAGAGAGGCAAAAGAGAGGCTTCCCCAGAAAACTACAGGGAAAAGGATGATGTGAGAGAAAGCCCCAAACATAAGCCACACCCTCGTGCTGTGAATAGTGGTGATGACCACAACAGAGGCAAGAATCGGGTTAACAGTGGCGACGCAGCTTATAGATCCTAG